The Punica granatum isolate Tunisia-2019 chromosome 4, ASM765513v2, whole genome shotgun sequence sequence CCTACTGTGTATCTATTAGGCAGTAGCGCTTCAATTCTACCTGTTCAATTGAACTTGAACTATACTTAGAGCAATCATTGATTTTCTCCCTATTCTTTGTTTCCTCGTATCATTGTAAATTTGCATCATTGATCAGAAAAATCAATACGAAGAAAAGAGCACATTAGCCTGACCCTGAAATTGAGAGAGACAGTTActtaaggaaattaaaagaaaatggatGCGGTGTAATTAGTAAATAACGTCTACCTATAGTGCAAGGACTCGAAACCTAGTACCTACTAGATGCATTTGGTGCTTAAGCCAACACCCGATATGAGATTAATTTAGGTTAATAAATTGTAAACTAAGCTTAATTTTACCAAGAGGGGGCTCCGGGGAGAATCCTCTGCTGGATATAAAAAATGGGTCCCACATATTTCAACCTTTATTACAccattccttttttcttttttagacttaaataaaaatttttgaatGAATCTACTCATAAAATGTAAGATCGTTTTATCTTACGGTCTAATTTACTTCAACTTTGAGATCAACTCTTTTCTAATAGATTTATACACGAAAAGCTCGACACAAGAAATCAACGAGCAATCAATCGGAGAAATTTCCTCTTGAGAGAGCGATCAATTCCTTCCTCGAGGCAGCCGTGACTTTGCACAATAAGTTCTGGCTAGCTAGTGGACCAACAGCGAGTGGAACGGTTCAAGTCCTGCTATCCTTTTCTTAGTTTGCTTATTCTTTGTTTGccatttatttctcttttcacGAGAGTAGTGAGTTTGGCAATTTTAATCTAGCATTTAGCATTTTTGTCTAATCTACCCTCATATGATGATAGATGTGATAACCTTGAGGAATAAGCAAATGCATTAGTAAATACTAAATGGCTGATtataatttcacaaacaaaCCAAAAATGTAAAGCAATTACCCGAAAATTCATGATCATGGGAATGCCATTCTCTTTCAAGTTATTTTCAAAGGGACAAAATGGAAaatccaaggtgtgtttatGTGTTACTCGCTTGGTCAATTCCGTGTGAATTCGTCAAACCGACTTGTCATATCTGAGTAGACCGCAAGTTTAGACCTTGACtcctaatatatattatgatttgTTAGAAATATGTAATATCAagcaattatattatttaattcataaaaaagaaaatatattattttttatactcgtttattttaattaattataagataaaaaatttgaCGTGTTTATGGATCTATAAAGAATAAGTCCTTGTTCTAAAATAACTATCATTATTATCTTTTAGTTGatcttattataaaaatttaaatacttGAAacgattaaataaaaaaaactgacTGATAAAACATAATATGGTGGTACTTCCAGGTGCAAATGACCTGCAATCCTTGGgatctattttatttaaagttagaaataatttataaattagatGATGCCACAATTATTTTTACGaaatcttaaaaaatataatcgtCTATACATACCTCATGatcactatttttttttgtgtattcTAGTATGAAGGCACAAACTTACTATacaattttcatttcctttttcttttacatagaatcatttaaatttattatattttccgGATATATTTATATCGTGGTTGCTTTTTAatgattatttttattcaacTTTTCGATGACAATGAACttgaatttactttttttttttatctattagGATTTAGTATAATTTCTCATACAAATATTGagtttattctttttctataAGAGTTTATAATGAATGATAAATCTTGTTGTGTGTACATGTTCAATCCAAAATAAAATTGGTAGATGatggaacaaaaaaaaatattttttttggaaatacgGTCCAACAATTATAGCTGGATCATTTGGTATAAAGGGTCGAACGGATTACCAAGTACTTTATACAggtcaattttaaaaatactaaaaaaagaaaaagttaaaaaattgcaaatttgaaaatgtaaaaaataaaaattagaaaaaaaagagaagcgTGCGAAAAAGATCCGTACTCTTCCCTGGTTCCATAATGGGACctaaaatcatatattatataataataataactaggCGTAGGTGTTCATGCTAGTTTAGATGCTTGGGTTGGTATTAAAAAGGAGATTGATCACTTATGGCGTAAACTTATAAATGATATTAAAATATTCACGACTAACAAATGTTCATCCATGATTGCATTAATATGATTCGTCTCTTAACTAtgatttatttcttattaatactattttaattaaaattcttaattttggTTCTCAAATAGATTGATGATGTGCTACAAAATAGTTAactgaatatttttatattttcaaaataattagaTTTCCATAGTTAGTAGGGTATGAAAGTTTGTGCTTTGTTTATGTGAATATACTAAGAAcgtttataaatttttttattaatactATATTAGATGACTTTTTATATTCTCCAATTGAAGAATTTTTAGAGTTTCATGATGATGATGTGGCTTAATAATACAAAGTCATTTTTTACATTGTGATTAGTGAGAATTTTAAGAGTCAATCAATCATGAGCTACCTATATCTTACATGATATTGTCCGGCGCTTCATTCCGGTATTTATAATTATGTATTGATTCTCATTGCCAGTCAACATTGGAAGGCGGACCAATTTATTATCATAAAGGAaaagtccttttctttttccccctctACATGTACAAGAAAAGTCTTCtttaatgaatgaaaaaaaaaaagtgctaGTTAACGTGCATATATCGCCATCTTCTTTaatcctataaaaaaaattaaaaatccatTTCTTTAAATTCTTATTTGAATGGTAGAGTGACCACCAATCAACAATGAGGCTAATTAGTCCCTATGAGGAAATGTCGGCATCCGAGATGAGCGGAGTTGAAGCAACAGCCGAATCCTGGACTTTTGAATTAAAGCCTTACTAATTCAATAGGGTATAGTCTATGGTTAAAAtaattggtttttttttttgagatatCACAGGTTTATATGTAACTCGAGAATCATGCATAAAAATGCTCCTTATTGAATCATTTTCGGGGTCTTTGATCGGATTGACTTGTCTTGTGAACTTACAAGGTGTTTACCTAAGTCGTGAaatcattgttatcagaaccggaccggccTGGCCGGTTGgaccggtcggaccggaaACCGGACATATGACCAGTCCGGTTCGTTAAAAAACCGAAAATGCCTAAAAAACCGGTGACTCCaaaaaaccggccggtttttaCATGACTCCATCGAACCcattcgaaccggccggttcatgGGTTCAGAAATTTAAAGTGAAATCCGATCCGAACTCTTTGAGCCCGACCCGAGAATTGAAGAAATCAGAAATTCTTCAATCTTCACTTCAGTCAGACAACGACGACACACACACAGActtgaaatttggaaaaaattgGAAACCCTAACTTCTCCTTTTGCTAGTCTTCTTCATCGGCTTCAGCAGAATCTTCTTCATCGACACAGAGTCGACTCTTCCTTCTGTTCTGCTGCTCTTCTTCATCCTCATTCGATCTTCATCCGGACAGCTCAGCCACTTTGCGACCGGTCGCTCTTCCGATTCGGCTTCATCAACTCATCAAGCCGCATAGTCGAGTCAGTCGACCCATTTTGGTTCGATCTTCCCCTCCCTCTTCTCCTTTGCTTGTGGTTGCGGTGACAAATTGAGGCATTGGTTTTGGTTGGTTGATTTCTCTCTGTGTCACTCTTTCTTTATGGTGTGGATAAGTTGGGTAGGGATGAGCTGTGGCTTCCATTTCCAATTCCATAGATGCCTTCCTGTCTGAGAGTTGTTTCTGTGTAGTTGAGAAGAGGGGAGGAGGGGGCCTCTATCTGTCTTGTCAGATAGCTAATTTACACTTGACATGGATTGAACTTAAACTCTCGGGCTGCCCAATTTAAACGTCAGTGCTCCATTAATCCAGTAGAAGCAACCTTCCACGCAAAACAGCACTGTAGTTAAGTTTTCATTGTTCCAAATTTATCTGATAAGTACGCTATGTGAAGTTTGTCCATACCTGAAAGCCCCTGTACTTGATGAGTATATGTATGAACCCATAATGATTGAAATACACAATGTCTCCAGTATGTAACCAGCCATCTTTATCAATTGTCAACTCGGTCGCTTCAGCCTTATTTAAGTAGCCTAAAACACACAGCAACTTATGATCTTGTTTCTTCACAGACAACCTGAAATAGAAGCATGCAATATAATTGAAGAAACTCAACAAGGTTTACCTTTCATAATTGCTGGTCCACGCTATAAAAGCTCTCTACTAACCCCTGGAGGCGAGAAGGAACCAGTTTTCATGTCGACTacctttgcttgcatgttcggAGCCAAAAGTCCAATATAGCTTGCATGTCAGTGCTCCATTAATTTTACTTCACAAATCTCTTCGATATCCAAAAGATGAAAGCCTTGATGAATTaacatatgcatatatctcatattatatatatatatatatatataattgctcCTCTCCTTGATTAATTATTCGTCCGTTCCATTccaacaagaaaaaaattaagatggAGCTTCTCTAATTTTACTCATAAATTAATGGTATTGAAGAAAGTTGACTTAACTCATGGATCAATTACATGTTGATGATATTGACTAATTAGTTAGTCCTTATTTGGTTTGATGTATCAACTTGTGATGGTGAACTATGActtatctttatattttttggacacatattaattattatctaatatatattaccatttttatttttattttttgtattttctattattttcttaaaataatatatatttatttattttaaaaataaacaagcggtccgacccatcgaaccctcggttgaacccatgaacccatgaCCCCATGCCTCGGCCGGTTcgatgtccggtccggttctgataacactgcgtgaaattaatcaaatgaagTCAACTAGTCACAGTTCTAAATGGTTCCCTAAACCAAAAGTCAACATGTGAACCTTCCCGGCTTTTTTTCGTCGCAACGACATCTCGCTGTCTAGCAATTTTAATTCATCCACAATATCCAAAAGCTAAACTCCAGCTTCCTCTATATAAATCCATGAACATTCGCCAAATGTCATTCACCAAAAAACCAACAATAACCTATACATGTTATAGAAACCAGATACCTACATCAACCAGCTCATGGCTACTCGAATTCTCCTCGTCTCGTTGCTCATCGTATTATCTGCCTTGGAAGCTCGAGCCCAAGTACGATATACCATCTCAAACAATGCGGCAACCACACCCGGAGGCATACGCTTCACCAATGAGATTGGGATTCCATACACTGAACAGACTCTAGCCTCCGCCACTGACTTCATCTGGCAAAGTTTTCAGCAGGCCAATGCGCCTGACGACCGGAAGAACGTGCAGCAGGTCCGTTCAATAGTAATACGATCTTCATACATTTGGGGTGTCAAACTATCGAAACAttgatatttaatttagaaagaatattttatataagcTCTTCATACAGTGTATTAATTGAGATTATTGCCTTGTATCTATTTGACAGGTGAGCTTGTTCATCGACAACATGGATGGAGTGGCATACACCAGTGCCGACCAGATCCACGTGAGCGCGTCCTACCTGGCAGGCTACTCAGGGGACTTGAAGAGTGAGTATACGGGGGTGGTTTACCACGAGATGACCCACGTGTGGCAGTGGAATGGTGCTGGCCAAGCCCCAGGAGGACTGATCGAGGGCATTGCCGACTACGTGAGGCTCAAGGCCGGGTACATACCAAGCCACTGGGTCCAGCCAGGCCAGGGTGACAGGTGGGACCAAGGGTATGATGTCACGGCCCGGTTCCTGGACTACTGCAATGGGCTGAGGAATGGGTTTGTGGCGGAGCTCAACAAGAAGATGAGGACTGGATACAACGACAGCTTCTTCATGGATCTGCTAGGGAAGGGTGTTGATCAGCTCTGGAGTGACTATAAGGCAAACTATGCTCAGTAAACTATATTTGGCAAAGCCATTCTTGAGAATAAAAGGAACCATGTACTGTAATAAATAAATCGTTTCCATGATCAATAAAACAGTTGTAATCCAAACCCAACGGTATGCCAAATGACTATAGTCGATTTTCAGCATCGACAGCTTGTCGATTTTAAGAACCACGGCTCTAAAGCCGGTTGGAATTGTGCTATCTTATTTCTTTGAATTTCTAATATCTTGCACCGCGATCACCGAGGATGATGTTTGGAGACGGGGAATGAGACCCTTCGTGCAGTGTGCTATTGCTCCAGACGCACCGAAATCTGCCGCCGGCTCTCAAGATGGATTAGGATCGATTGTTTCATCTTCTTCTGTTTCTTCCATAGCCTGGCCAGGTTGCTGCCTATTTGGGACCGCAAGTTGATAGTTCGGGCTGATCAGCGTGTCCTGCTCGGGCGGGAGTGGGACACTGGGCCCTGATATCGACTTCGGCAATGGCAGCTTGTTCCTGCTCCTTGCCAGCTCCATTAACACCTGACCATAGCGGCTCGAACAACATAAGCAAACCTTAAGCTCAAATCATCAGAACGTCCACGAACGCAGAGGCCGTTACCTCTCTCGGAGGAGGCTGGGAGAAGCTGAAATTGGCTTTAGAGTGGATGGCGAGCTTAACGTCGTCGCAATCGATTCCGTCCTTGCCGGCGTGCTCCGAGTAGACCTGCGCGTCCGACAGCAAGTCGACGACGTAGCCGTACCACAGCTCTAGGAACTGGTGTACGACGCGGGGCTGGTACTCCTCGACGCCCATTGATTCCAGAAGCGATTTCACGATCCTAGCATCTCTCGGCAGGTCCTCGCCTTTGTCCGCCATTTCAGCTTCCGGAAGCAATTTCACGAAGCAGAAGCCGAATCGCAGACGACGATCACCTTAAACTATCAGAACCAAACAGCAACCGGAGAATGAAATGGCAGGCGGATCTAGAAGAGAAGAATCGGGCCACAGATTGGGGTTTACCTGAACGGCGGCTGGTAGAGGGGCGGCCAAAAGGACTTCGGCCTGGCTCTTTTCTTTACGGGAAACCCTGGCTCTTTCGCTTTACCAATCCCTCTCGGAGACGGCAGAGAAGGAGAATTATTTCTTGCCCCCTGAAGGTTATGTTCATAACCATTTGCACCCTAAATGTTGTGTCTCGCCCGGTTTTGTCCCTTCCGATTGAAGACTGGATTAGAACCACATTTGTGTCAAAAATTTACACCATGAATTTATCCAATGGATTCGATTTTGAGTCCACTTACAACGCAGTGCTATGTAAGTGTTAACCTTCTGATTAGTACAAGCAAATAAGACgtgctatttttttttttttgttataaaggaAATTCATGAACCTATCacattgaaatataaattttaaatatctaataaaatggCACGGATAGTCTCATTAGGTATCGAACCTGGGACCACTTGGTCATCAGGCGAGAGATGCCCCAATGCGCTATATCCGCTCTTGATATCTCTTTTTGTTTAGTGCCTTAGAACTTGACCTATAGTTCGTATTCAGTAATTACTATCCTTTTTAATCGTATAATACATGTTCCCCTGCTCGGGCCACTGCCAAAATATTGGCCTGGGGTGCCTACTATTTTTGGGCCTCTGAGCCCAGTTTGAGCAGCGGTGGCAAATGAGTGATAGGTTCTTGGTTTGTTTAAAGTAATCGAATAAAGAGCAAAGCTTCCGGAtctaaaaaaagtaaaagaaaagttACACATTGTTGTTTGCCTCGTCCTGCGATTTATATTACCTTCTTGTCAAGGAAGAGTGATGAACATGGGATGATAGTTTATATGCAACTATGCAATCTAATCTTTGCAGCTTCCATGAAAGTCAAGTATGTACACTACTATGTTGCAGGAACCAGCGTTCTAAGATGCATGCATCTATCTGTTCAATCACCAGCTTCGGAATTGGTCTCGTTAGACATTCTCAGGTTATTGGTTTCTTTTGATCTTCAATTAGATATTGCTTGACGGTTTTTTAAATCCCACAATTGTACGGGCCGTGACAAGTAATATAATGATGAATAGAATATCTTTTCCATGAGAACTTGACCTAAAACTCTACTAACGATCGAAATTATCACAACCTAATTAAAGTCAAGCAAATTAAAttcgatttttaaaatataaagcaaattaaaaataaacgaAAAATCAATTGGTGAGATGATCTAGAATTACAATTTTCCCCATACTTCGGTAATTTGATCTactctctctatctctaaTTCGTTTCAAATCCTATCTACTAACCTCAATTTCACAAGTATTTCATAATTATCTTTCGAAttgtttaagaaaaatatctaACTCAACCAATCCCCTATATTTCCACGGGAATTTCAATTAAGCTAAACTCATTTAGTTTCAACTTGAATTGGCTACCTATGGTGTGTaagtatattattattttactcaCTAATCAACTTGATTCCTGGAGATTGAACTTAGACTATCATATCATTGTTCTCAACCTAAAATCCATTTTCTAAGTTCATTCAGATTAACAGATCATAATAATTGTTGATCAGGTAATTGCAAGCATTAAGCACAagatagaatatatatatcaagatcGAAAACTAATTAGATTAATAGAAAATAAGCAAATTAACTTTATGCGGGTTCAATCGTAATCCTAGCATGAAGAATTTAGCCCATAAGAATTAGAAAACACATAGAcgtattaaattaaaaaaaatcaacaaaagtACGAAGAAAACTCCCCAAAACCCAAATCGATTTCTTCTCTATGGTGTCTTCCTCTCCTCTGCCGTACACACCTCAAGACTACCACCTCTAGGGGGATCAAATAGGGAGAAAGCTCAAAACTACAAACGAAATCCTAAAATCTATCCTAAATCTAGTTTCCCAAATAATCAAGAAttaatttcctaatttaaaaCTACAAACGAAATCCTAAAATCTATCCTAAATCTAGTTTCCCAAATAATCAAGAATTAATTTCCTAATTTAGACATCACGGAAATATCATTTCTAAGACCCAAGAATAATATCTCAAATAAATCAAGATATCTCCGGACCCACATAAATATTGAAAGATTCGAGCTCGGGCCGAGTAACAGATCTCGGGCGGCCTAGGCTTCTAGTTTCGCAGTCTAGGCCCTCTCGGATTAGTAAAACAGTTTTGTGCATCGAATTTCAACATGTCATATCTTTCTCATTCAAGCTCTAAATCACGAACCGTTTAAACTATTGTGCTCCTAACTCGATAAACTTTCTATCCATATGCAATTTGTAGCAAAAAGCTCGAGTTTGACCTGTTCAAAACACCAAAAACTTAGAGGCTGCAAAACTCAATCAATGACCTAACTCCCAAGACCACCtaaaaacaaatcaaaaagcacttaaggtggtgtttggtttcatagtaggattttagaattgtgattttaattttgattttgagtggtataaatggggtccaccctttgactttgtaagagttatgttgttttgttgtggacaaaagtaatataaatgggacccactctttgactttgtatgagttattttgttttgtagtgggtagaattaagttagaattgtgattctaaaatataactctgaaaccaaacagagccTAAAACTCTAAAATTCTACCAAAATGTAAAAGAATGTAAATTGAACTATTAAcctattaaaattaatataaactcGAGAATCCAACTCTAATTATACCCACTAAAAGGGCCGAATAACTCTATTTTCTTAGAGTATATCAGATATCGATCCGTAGACTGTCTCaatataataaagaaattcaaatttacTCTGGTCGCTTTGACTCAGGCCGGCATATTAGAAATGGTTGAAGTTGCCATCCTCTATGTGCCATGACTTAGAGAATATCATTGCAAAACTTGTGCTTCCAATGGTTCGAGTGCGTATCGATCTGGTAATACATTTCTAATAAATTTACAACAATTGTCATAAAAGTAGTCTATATATAGACATTACttgtgtgtttggttttagagttaaagtagagttgaattttgattttaatttgattgtaatgattgtgtcgttaaattatgagaaaaagtatgaaaaagtaatgaatagttgagataaagtaatgattgtattgttaaattgtgaaaaaaaataataatgaataatttagaaaatttagtattaaaaattgaattgaatagttaaaaaattgaagaaaatgataaaagtaataattatgttatgtGGTGAGTAaggttaaagttagagttaaaattttaaaaatttgattgtaaaaccaaacggacTGGTACATATCTCAAATGTAACCAGGCTTTCATTAGCTTAACGAGATCAGGAGGATAGTCTATTACATTTCCTTATCTTATTTTGCTTGCAGTGATATGAAGAGAACAATCTCCAAGTTCAATTATGGTACGATAAAGAACATGATGATATACGGATTACGAACCATCCAAGCCGCCGACATCTAACCCTTCCCATATACCTGACACATCGCCACTGCCTTTCTGGATGTGATAAGGTGAGATCGTGGGCTAACAACACAACAGGCCAAGATCAAACCGATGTGGAAAGCAGGTCAAGTGAATTGTCCTCCAAAGCACGAGTTGCTTTGTCTCGAGAACCATGGCCACAAAGATTTTCTTCCCGGTTTGATAGCCAAGGAATATGTTTATAACTCTACTAGTACGAGTGtgtacatatatgtgtatatatatatatatatatgtatatatgtattccTTGAACCTTACTTCAGATAATGTCGTGCATACATCGTTCTATTCACTCTGTTCCAGTGTCTTTAGTGATCAGGTGGAAGGTTAGTCAAATTTGGGATCAGTTAATGACAGTTAGAGATGGAAAGTTTGGCATTAAGCGGCGCCCAACAGATGATCACTTATTAATGAAGAGGAAAGATGGCTTTAGTTGATTTGAGGTTAGTTGCTTTGATGAACCTTTGTGTCCCAAATTGTACAAGAAGGGTAAGCTGAGGATGAGATAACTGATAAGAAGGGTTAGTTGAGGGATTAGAGTAAATTATTGGGGGGTTAGTTGAAAGTGAGTTAAAAAAGCAAATCTGTCACCATCTATGCAATGCTGAATCTCAACATATGGATCAAGAACATGACAATTCCGCAACTAAAGATAAGATTGGATCTGCGATATTTAATGATTATCTTCTCAGTTCATCGAAAGTAAAAGTTGATGCGTATTTTACTCAGAACGGACAAGCAAGGCAGAGGCATCCATACCATAGTCCGTGGCACAAGAGCCCTCGAGAGTTCATACAAACAATTAGTGGTGCCACTGTGATGGGGCAAACATTTTATGACAGAACATATCAAGCTCGTTGATGCAAACAACTTTTCGATGGCCCAGGCGTCTAATTCAGGAAACTAATATCCACATATTACGGTATGGTTCGTGTGCATCACGAAATTTGGAGGAAAACTGGACGAAAAGGATCCCAATGTATGCCATCCAAGAGTTCTCCAAGTAAACTCATATCTATTCACGATCGAGGAACGGCCTGATTTGAGTATAGGGCTTAATGAATTTACTTATTCGTTATATCTAGACAAAATATCACGAAACATATTAACGAAACCACCCAGAATTACCCCAAACAACCTTGGGGGAaaatccaaaaagaaaaagaaaaagaaaaagacacgACTTCCCCACACAGGCAACGGAACCTACGAAGTAGTACATTTCTTGATCACAATCTATCCGTCATAAGAGGCACTAATTAAACTATTTCCCATCAATTAGCTCAAGCGACCAATTCAACCTTCCCGTCGGCATTCGACCCGGCCAGGTCAGCTGCCACTCCGTTGGTGGTGGCTTTGGCCCCGAAGTGATCTGCCACCGCCGCATTCTGGACGACGGGCTTGGGTTCCGACTTGTTTGATTGTATGGCAATGCTCCTCCTCTTGACCTCATCAACAAACGCTTGGATGTTACGGTCGGAAGAGCCACCTTCGGCCACAGCAGCCTCAGCCGCCGCTTTCCACTTGAGCGCATTCTCCTTCACCTCCGCCGCCTTGGGCCCCACAGTCGCCTCCAAGAGGCACTTCTCCACCACGTCCCGCATGATCAGCTTGTTCTCGGCCTCACCACGGCACATCCTCACCCCTACCTGTTAAAGTTAAGTAACCAACCATTAGCGAGGCAAAAAGAACGTCAGCCCCCCCATTACCCGGCTCAGCATATAAGAGCGGAATGATTCGAAAATTGACATGCTAAAACTAGTACCTTGAACACATCAACCAAGTACTTGGCATCGGTGACTTGATCACCCCATTGAGGGAAGGCCACCACGGGCATCCCGGAAGATAGCGCCTCCATAGACGAGTTCCATCCACAGTGCGTCACGAAGCAAGCAACGGACGGGTGGGCCAGCACCTGCTCCTGGGGGCTCCACTGTACCACCTTCCCCTTATCCCCAGCCTTCTCTAGGAATCCTTCCGGCAAGGTGAGGAGCTGGTATCCAGAGTCCTTGTGCGGCGGCTTCATGACCCAGAGGAAGTTTAACCCGGAGTTAAGCAGCCCGAATGCGATCTCGTCCCACTGGTCCTGCTTCAGGTAGACCACGCTCCCAAATGAGACGTACACTACTGAGGCCGGGGGCTTCGAGTCGAGCCAGCTGATGCAGTCATCCGCCTTCATGAAATCACCCCGGACATTGGCGTTTGGAGCCTTCGGGTTCTTGAAGAGCGGGCCCACAGTCTTGATTGGGCAGATCTTGGACATGTACTCGATGATCTCG is a genomic window containing:
- the LOC116203433 gene encoding uncharacterized protein LOC116203433, with amino-acid sequence MATRILLVSLLIVLSALEARAQVRYTISNNAATTPGGIRFTNEIGIPYTEQTLASATDFIWQSFQQANAPDDRKNVQQVSLFIDNMDGVAYTSADQIHVSASYLAGYSGDLKSEYTGVVYHEMTHVWQWNGAGQAPGGLIEGIADYVRLKAGYIPSHWVQPGQGDRWDQGYDVTARFLDYCNGLRNGFVAELNKKMRTGYNDSFFMDLLGKGVDQLWSDYKANYAQ
- the LOC116203432 gene encoding gallate 1-beta-glucosyltransferase-like → MGSESLVHVFLVSFPGQGHVNPLLRLGKRLASKGLLVTFTTPESIGKQMRKASNIGEEPSPIGDGFIRFEFFEDGWDEDEPRRQDLDQYLPQLEKVGKEVIPRMIKKNEEQNRPVSCLINNPFIPWVSDVAESLGLPSAMLWVQSCACFAAYYHYYHGLVPFPSESAMEIDVQLPCMPLLKHDEVPSFLYPTTPYPFLRRAIMGQYKNLDKPFCVLMDTFQELEHEIIEYMSKICPIKTVGPLFKNPKAPNANVRGDFMKADDCISWLDSKPPASVVYVSFGSVVYLKQDQWDEIAFGLLNSGLNFLWVMKPPHKDSGYQLLTLPEGFLEKAGDKGKVVQWSPQEQVLAHPSVACFVTHCGWNSSMEALSSGMPVVAFPQWGDQVTDAKYLVDVFKVGVRMCRGEAENKLIMRDVVEKCLLEATVGPKAAEVKENALKWKAAAEAAVAEGGSSDRNIQAFVDEVKRRSIAIQSNKSEPKPVVQNAAVADHFGAKATTNGVAADLAGSNADGKVELVA
- the LOC116203435 gene encoding transcription initiation factor TFIID subunit 9-like codes for the protein MADKGEDLPRDARIVKSLLESMGVEEYQPRVVHQFLELWYGYVVDLLSDAQVYSEHAGKDGIDCDDVKLAIHSKANFSFSQPPPREVLMELARSRNKLPLPKSISGPSVPLPPEQDTLISPNYQLAVPNRQQPGQAMEETEEDETIDPNPS